A portion of the Pithys albifrons albifrons isolate INPA30051 chromosome 1, PitAlb_v1, whole genome shotgun sequence genome contains these proteins:
- the PDX1 gene encoding pancreas/duodenum homeobox protein 1 produces the protein MNTEEQYYASAQLYKESCAFQRAQAQDYNSSPPACLYMGRQQQTPYPSALGTLEQGSPPDISPYEVPPITEDAGVSHLHHHHHHHPHLPPPHQDALPFADGADTGAIEEPRVQVPFAWMKSTKSHAWKGQWTGGSYVVEPEENKRTRTAYTRAQLLELEKEFLFNKYISRPRRVELAVMLNLTERHIKIWFQNRRMKWKKEEDKKRGAGNSTDPEQDCVVSSGEIQTKEDLQPCPPGNLPSGASRDLLSPTLVPRRQQDSR, from the exons ATGAACACCGAGGAGCAGTATTACGCCTCGGCGCAGCTCTACAAGGAGTCGTGTGCGTTTCAGAGAGCCCAGGCGCAGGACTACAACTCCAGTCCCCCAGCGTGCCTGTACATGGGCAGGCAGCAACAGACTCCTTATCCCAGCGCCTTAGGGACTCTCGAGCAAGGCAGCCCGCCAGATATTTCACCTTACGAGGTGCCCCCCATCACTGAGGATGCTGGGGTCTCCCACCttcatcaccatcatcaccaccaccctcatcttcctcctccccaccaggACGCGCTGCCTTTCGCAGACGGGGCGGACACGGGAGCTATAGAGGAGCCCCGAGTGCAGGTGCCTTTCGCGTGGATGAAGTCCACCAAATCGCACGCCTGGAAGGGACAGTGGACCG gGGGCTCCTACGTAGTGGAACCAGAGGAGAACAAGAGGACGAGGACGGCGTACACGcgggcacagctgctggagctggagaaggagttTCTCTTCAACAAGTACATCTCCAGGCCGCGGCGGGTGGAGCTGGCTGTCATGTTGAACTTGACCGAAAGGCATATCAAGATCTGGTTCCAGAACCGCCGGATGAAgtggaagaaagaagaggaCAAAAAGCGAGGTGCGGGCAACAGCACCGACCCCGAGCAAGACTGCGTGGTGTCCTCCGGGGAGATCCAGACCAAGGAGGATCTCCAGCCGTGTCCCCCTGGAAACCTGCCTTCGGGGGCCTCCAGGGACCTTCTCTCCCCCACCCTAGTCCCTAGAAGACAGCAGGACTCTCGGTGA